The proteins below are encoded in one region of Paenibacillus albus:
- a CDS encoding RICIN domain-containing protein: MKMYKKISLALVFVLLTATIPVFSIVHAFGPVTIWQQPNSSVNAKYPRAIKLENQSNASDNGKLLASEQIDAYTSLPIHLSSDRGQSWSTISTVSDAHAGERLVNANNLYELPQAIGSMPKGTILFTPTTADSSGNLMIELYKSNDVGQTWQFVSKIVIGGQFAGATLASQGVWEPILLVANNKLICFYTDETDPNHNQKVVHKTTTDGVNWSSVVDDVRMGLNYRPGMAAITKMGNGNYMLAYEIVGYPNSQVYYKISSNPESWTPDNVGSPINSPGYTIGSTPYLIWTPLGGPNGSLVLSAWSDNHLFVNYNNGVGDWTALDSSIPTSYSRSLVYTGGSSVGVLASDATDSKIVFGTVDIGVASSIQSGHTYKLLPQAGEVNNQALDVTGWGSTNGTNVETWADYDNPAQKWKIVDVGGGYYKLLPKSGEANNQALDVAAWGSTNGSNVETWEDNGTPAQKWKIVSVGGGYYKLLPQCGEVNHQALDVTGWGSTNGTNVETYEDNGTPAQKWKLVEVTPNY; encoded by the coding sequence ATGAAAATGTACAAGAAAATTTCACTCGCCCTCGTCTTTGTTTTGCTCACAGCAACGATTCCGGTCTTCTCGATTGTCCATGCATTTGGACCCGTGACGATTTGGCAGCAGCCTAATTCTTCAGTCAATGCGAAATATCCCCGTGCCATTAAGCTTGAGAATCAGAGCAACGCATCGGATAACGGGAAGCTGCTCGCTTCCGAGCAAATCGACGCTTACACCAGTTTACCGATTCATTTGAGCTCGGATCGTGGGCAAAGCTGGTCTACAATTTCTACAGTCAGCGATGCACACGCAGGTGAGAGGCTTGTTAATGCCAACAATTTGTATGAATTGCCGCAAGCGATCGGAAGTATGCCGAAGGGGACCATCCTGTTTACTCCAACAACTGCAGACAGCTCCGGCAATTTAATGATCGAGCTGTATAAGAGCAATGACGTCGGCCAAACCTGGCAATTTGTATCCAAGATCGTCATAGGCGGTCAATTCGCTGGTGCAACTCTAGCCAGTCAAGGCGTTTGGGAGCCGATCCTTCTTGTCGCCAATAATAAGCTGATCTGTTTCTACACGGACGAAACCGATCCTAATCACAACCAGAAGGTTGTCCATAAAACAACTACAGACGGCGTGAACTGGTCCAGTGTCGTGGATGATGTCAGAATGGGCTTGAATTATAGACCTGGCATGGCTGCGATTACGAAGATGGGAAATGGAAACTACATGTTGGCCTATGAGATCGTGGGGTACCCCAATTCCCAGGTTTACTACAAGATCTCATCTAATCCGGAATCCTGGACGCCTGACAATGTCGGCTCGCCGATCAACAGTCCTGGCTATACGATTGGAAGCACGCCATATCTGATCTGGACGCCACTAGGTGGACCAAACGGAAGCTTGGTCCTGTCTGCATGGTCCGATAATCACTTGTTCGTCAACTATAACAATGGAGTAGGGGATTGGACTGCTCTCGATAGCAGCATACCAACTTCATATAGCAGAAGTTTAGTGTATACGGGCGGTTCGTCCGTAGGCGTACTCGCTTCTGACGCTACGGATTCAAAGATCGTCTTCGGAACCGTGGACATCGGGGTGGCTAGCAGTATCCAATCAGGCCACACCTATAAGCTTCTGCCGCAGGCAGGCGAAGTGAACAATCAGGCGCTTGATGTGACTGGATGGGGCTCAACTAACGGAACGAATGTCGAGACATGGGCAGATTACGATAATCCGGCACAGAAGTGGAAGATCGTTGATGTAGGCGGCGGCTACTACAAGCTGCTTCCGAAGAGCGGTGAAGCGAACAATCAAGCGCTTGATGTTGCCGCTTGGGGTTCAACGAACGGGTCGAACGTAGAGACTTGGGAGGATAACGGCACACCGGCTCAGAAGTGGAAAATTGTTAGTGTAGGCGGAGGGTATTACAAATTGCTGCCGCAATGCGGTGAAGTGAATCATCAGGCACTGGATGTAACCGGCTGGGGGTCTACGAACGGAACTAATGTAGAAACATATGAGGATAACGGAACTCCCGCACAGAAATGGAAGCTTGTAGAGGTTACGCCGAACTATTGA
- a CDS encoding ornithine carbamoyltransferase, whose protein sequence is MHLLNLRELSEKQMLDIFELADELIGQPSKYSRALTGKTFVLFFPESSLRTRITFEKGIKELGGECILFPPETLEKKEKLSDVIHYLENWVDGVIVRHPDFAKIQQLADQSSLPILNAMTSENHPCEILSDLYAISRQVDNFRELVYTFVGPAGNICRSWADAAAVMNLNFNHVCAAGHELGGPSPNYSFHVELEDALTRSDVVLTDSLPKAFLTDEYISKYQITLDRMRIAKPKAILNPCPPFFRGEAVSEDAISSDYFVGYSFKKNLIHVQQAIVLYSLWN, encoded by the coding sequence GTGCATCTATTGAATCTAAGAGAGTTATCAGAGAAGCAAATGTTAGACATTTTTGAGCTTGCTGACGAACTGATAGGGCAGCCTAGTAAATACTCGCGCGCTTTAACTGGCAAAACGTTCGTGCTCTTCTTCCCTGAATCAAGTCTTAGAACAAGAATCACATTCGAGAAAGGTATCAAGGAATTAGGAGGGGAATGTATATTATTCCCGCCTGAAACGCTGGAAAAGAAAGAGAAGCTAAGTGATGTTATCCATTACCTAGAGAACTGGGTCGATGGAGTCATTGTAAGGCACCCTGATTTCGCGAAAATCCAACAGTTAGCAGATCAGTCGTCGTTGCCTATTCTCAATGCGATGACATCTGAAAATCATCCTTGCGAAATTTTGTCTGATCTCTATGCTATAAGCAGGCAAGTTGATAATTTCAGAGAATTGGTATATACATTTGTCGGACCGGCGGGAAATATATGCAGATCATGGGCAGACGCAGCGGCTGTGATGAATTTGAATTTTAATCATGTTTGCGCGGCAGGACATGAATTAGGAGGACCGTCACCGAACTACTCATTCCACGTAGAGCTGGAAGATGCACTAACGAGAAGCGATGTCGTATTGACAGATTCTTTGCCCAAGGCGTTCTTAACTGACGAGTACATCAGCAAATACCAGATTACACTGGATAGAATGAGGATTGCCAAGCCCAAAGCAATATTAAATCCTTGTCCTCCGTTCTTCAGAGGAGAAGCGGTCAGTGAGGACGCGATATCCTCTGATTATTTTGTTGGATATTCTTTTAAGAAGAATCTGATTCATGTTCAGCAAGCAATTGTGCTATATAGTTTATGGAACTAA
- a CDS encoding amidase family protein, which translates to MDRTLDERLIEIDIDSLQTAMESGEISSEACVRWYLERIERLNSKLKAVLEVNPDAIAIAEALDAERRERGARGPLHGVPILLKDNIDTGDRMRTSAGSVALAEHFALKDSAVASQLRAAGAVILGKANMTEWANFMSSTMWSGYSSRGGQTLNPYGPGELFVGGSSSGSGSAVAANLCTAAIGTETSGSIISPSSQNGLVGIKPTIGLVSRRGIIPITHTQDSAGPMTRTVRDAAILLGAMTAVDSEDSAMQENGRTAYTDYTPFLKVDGLQGARIGIPRHYYQGLDKARVEIIERAITLLKESGAIVIDPVSLPCESAKWDWDVMQFEFKHGLNQYLSQAGPGVSVRSLDELIAYNEANRDVALKYGQDTLIWSNGTSGTLTEQKYIDSLRLNRETARDQGIDHAIREHKLDALLFLGNEDGLDISARAGYPVITVPGGYAETGIIAEGDYTTKGPQGITFVGTAYSEPVLFRLAYAYEQVSRCRRAPRDTV; encoded by the coding sequence TTGGACAGAACATTAGATGAAAGACTGATAGAGATAGACATTGATTCGTTACAGACGGCAATGGAATCAGGAGAAATCTCGTCTGAGGCTTGCGTTCGTTGGTATTTGGAGCGAATCGAACGACTGAATTCCAAGCTGAAAGCAGTGCTGGAAGTAAACCCGGATGCGATTGCGATTGCAGAGGCGCTTGACGCTGAGCGACGGGAGCGCGGAGCTCGCGGTCCGCTTCACGGTGTCCCAATCTTGCTCAAAGACAATATCGATACAGGCGACCGCATGCGCACTAGCGCCGGATCGGTCGCTCTTGCAGAGCATTTTGCTTTGAAGGATTCAGCCGTGGCATCGCAGCTAAGAGCAGCTGGAGCTGTCATACTCGGTAAAGCGAACATGACGGAGTGGGCGAATTTCATGTCGAGCACGATGTGGTCGGGGTATAGCTCCAGAGGTGGCCAAACTCTCAACCCATACGGTCCCGGCGAATTGTTCGTAGGCGGTTCTAGCTCGGGCTCAGGCTCGGCGGTTGCCGCGAATTTATGTACGGCTGCCATTGGGACTGAAACTTCGGGTTCGATCATCAGCCCCTCGTCGCAGAACGGGCTTGTCGGTATAAAGCCGACTATCGGACTCGTAAGCCGTAGAGGGATCATCCCGATTACGCATACTCAGGATTCAGCTGGTCCGATGACGCGTACGGTAAGAGATGCTGCGATCTTGCTTGGGGCCATGACGGCGGTGGATTCAGAGGATTCGGCCATGCAAGAGAATGGGCGGACTGCGTATACGGATTACACACCCTTTTTGAAAGTCGATGGTTTGCAAGGAGCAAGAATCGGGATTCCCCGCCACTACTATCAAGGCTTGGACAAAGCCCGCGTAGAGATTATCGAGAGGGCGATCACCTTGCTGAAAGAATCCGGTGCGATCGTCATTGACCCTGTATCATTGCCTTGTGAAAGTGCGAAATGGGACTGGGACGTGATGCAGTTCGAGTTCAAACACGGGTTGAACCAATATCTTAGCCAAGCAGGTCCAGGCGTGTCCGTTCGTTCATTAGATGAGCTTATCGCCTATAACGAAGCGAATCGCGACGTCGCATTGAAGTACGGGCAAGACACGCTTATATGGTCGAATGGTACAAGCGGAACATTGACAGAGCAGAAGTATATCGACAGCTTGCGGCTAAACCGTGAGACAGCCCGCGACCAAGGCATCGACCACGCGATCCGCGAACATAAGCTGGATGCACTACTGTTCTTAGGGAACGAGGATGGGCTCGATATCTCAGCTCGCGCGGGGTATCCTGTCATTACTGTGCCCGGCGGGTATGCAGAAACAGGCATTATTGCCGAAGGTGATTATACGACGAAGGGACCGCAGGGAATAACTTTCGTTGGAACCGCCTACAGCGAGCCCGTGCTGTTCCGACTAGCTTACGCTTACGAACAAGTGAGTAGATGCCGTCGCGCGCCAAGAGATACGGTCTAG
- a CDS encoding HAD family hydrolase: MNTSKIKGIIFDMDNTILRSKINFIAMKDEIAQYLIANKFLDEYFPVNDHTTSTIIEHVQRTDHWDNRLQNMLWDIAKKHELMGMSGAGLEPGVREVLLGLHGKFKLVILTNNSYAAAMTALSNHRISHFFDAIIGREQMKFMKPAPDGVYAIFEKYPEYSPNDWISVGDAWIDGKAAQDAGVKFISYQGDIDKMKSKGVFPFASIYDLAQLEQIV, translated from the coding sequence TTGAACACAAGCAAGATAAAAGGAATTATTTTTGATATGGACAATACGATCCTTCGATCCAAGATAAACTTCATCGCGATGAAAGATGAGATTGCTCAGTATTTAATAGCTAATAAATTTCTTGATGAGTATTTCCCTGTAAATGATCACACAACCTCTACAATCATTGAACATGTACAACGTACTGACCATTGGGATAATCGTCTGCAAAATATGTTGTGGGATATTGCCAAAAAGCATGAGCTAATGGGCATGTCGGGAGCGGGTTTGGAGCCAGGGGTTAGAGAGGTTCTGCTTGGGCTGCATGGCAAGTTTAAGTTGGTCATTCTCACGAATAATTCATATGCGGCAGCGATGACAGCGTTATCAAACCATAGAATTAGTCACTTCTTTGATGCGATTATTGGTAGAGAACAGATGAAGTTTATGAAACCAGCTCCAGATGGCGTGTATGCGATTTTCGAGAAATATCCGGAATATTCTCCTAATGATTGGATTTCAGTAGGCGATGCTTGGATCGACGGCAAGGCAGCACAAGATGCTGGGGTAAAGTTCATCTCCTATCAAGGCGACATCGATAAGATGAAGAGTAAAGGCGTTTTTCCATTCGCTTCTATTTATGATTTGGCTCAATTAGAGCAGATAGTGTAG
- a CDS encoding YdcF family protein — protein sequence MSFPFDCITDFMFFETEMGKSDVILIPGASHPQLVEQAALLYHQGIAPFILPSGGATSHVETTEWEFLRDIGMSLGIPSEAILKEDTATNTFENARFSLKVLNEQGIHPRNVVLVCKNYHARRALLTYQLVFPKETVFYVRPVIDKTGITRDNWFHTENKIKCVMNELEKVGKYFRPAILQIGSESTVQAFN from the coding sequence ATGTCTTTTCCCTTCGATTGCATTACTGACTTTATGTTCTTTGAAACCGAAATGGGAAAATCGGATGTGATCTTGATTCCGGGAGCAAGTCATCCTCAATTAGTCGAACAAGCGGCATTGTTGTATCACCAGGGAATTGCTCCGTTTATTTTACCTTCAGGCGGTGCAACTTCTCACGTAGAGACAACCGAATGGGAGTTTCTGAGAGATATTGGCATGTCGTTAGGAATACCCTCCGAAGCAATACTCAAAGAGGACACGGCCACTAATACTTTTGAAAATGCTCGTTTCTCACTGAAGGTGTTGAATGAACAGGGGATTCATCCAAGGAATGTGGTTTTGGTGTGTAAAAACTATCACGCACGAAGGGCACTCTTAACATATCAGCTTGTTTTCCCTAAAGAGACTGTATTCTATGTGCGTCCGGTTATTGATAAAACGGGAATTACAAGAGATAACTGGTTTCATACTGAGAATAAAATCAAATGTGTTATGAATGAGCTCGAAAAAGTCGGCAAATATTTTAGACCCGCTATACTACAAATCGGTTCAGAGAGCACGGTACAAGCCTTTAATTAA
- a CDS encoding phytanoyl-CoA dioxygenase family protein, translated as MQLKSAYRQFREEGYIIYPEVFKGKELEQLLVACNSSLEQYTEAWDLEKPNTDFEVMRHLNNPRWHRDNQEYLTTIMEKIADPRCLGPVEQIFAGPSLFRCTSYFINHRFTSHDGGWHRDSQFMCSSDEEERRMLDQIRQSDFNDNAGIQFQIALIDNDDIEYVPYSANRHDSPEEAYIRLADNKSHNQEDGMPNAMRIPLKAGDAVIFNPYGLHRGRYHKDIPRRTLMLTYTRSTSVQFDYFSNQPWCAEPDYLNGLSPRATAYFQQFINAYHGFWESSK; from the coding sequence ATGCAATTAAAATCTGCTTATCGTCAGTTCAGAGAAGAAGGTTATATCATTTATCCGGAAGTTTTTAAAGGGAAAGAGCTGGAACAACTGTTGGTCGCTTGTAACAGCTCGCTTGAGCAATATACCGAAGCTTGGGACTTAGAGAAACCGAATACGGACTTTGAAGTGATGCGGCATTTAAATAATCCCCGTTGGCACCGTGACAATCAAGAGTATCTGACAACGATTATGGAAAAGATAGCCGATCCAAGGTGCTTGGGTCCTGTCGAGCAAATCTTCGCCGGTCCGTCCTTGTTTCGTTGCACCAGCTATTTCATTAATCATCGGTTCACCAGCCATGATGGAGGTTGGCATCGAGACTCGCAATTCATGTGCAGTTCCGACGAGGAAGAGAGGCGGATGCTGGATCAAATCCGACAATCCGACTTCAACGACAACGCCGGAATTCAATTCCAAATTGCATTGATCGATAACGATGATATTGAATATGTGCCCTATTCCGCCAATCGACATGATTCCCCCGAGGAAGCATATATCCGATTAGCCGATAATAAGAGCCATAATCAGGAAGATGGGATGCCGAATGCAATGCGCATCCCGCTCAAAGCCGGTGATGCTGTTATTTTCAACCCCTACGGTTTACACCGGGGACGATATCATAAGGATATCCCGAGACGCACGCTAATGCTTACGTATACGAGGAGTACAAGCGTTCAGTTCGACTATTTCTCTAATCAGCCTTGGTGCGCTGAACCGGATTATCTGAATGGCTTGTCACCGAGAGCAACTGCATATTTTCAACAGTTTATTAATGCCTATCATGGATTCTGGGAATCTTCGAAGTAA
- a CDS encoding DUF4362 domain-containing protein, with translation MNNILRFSSIAMSLLLIFMTAACGKQEKPATGEFPSIPDTYSRELAAKNGDVVIWGFSDNSYNIGKWTQFLNHYHEETPSQVRITRDTMEGGFVIEEYYFDGKQIYYQYDTTRDNWASNGGGVYNSVCKGFTTVELDRGPFYTLSGCIDQATNEPSGSDGMWVDIKRYKDHEVP, from the coding sequence GTGAATAATATATTAAGATTTAGTTCAATCGCAATGTCTCTTCTACTTATCTTTATGACGGCAGCATGCGGAAAACAAGAGAAACCTGCAACTGGTGAGTTCCCTTCCATACCTGATACTTACAGCCGAGAGCTAGCAGCTAAAAATGGGGATGTGGTCATTTGGGGGTTTTCAGATAACAGCTACAACATCGGCAAATGGACGCAATTTCTAAACCACTATCATGAAGAAACTCCTTCTCAAGTTCGTATAACGAGAGACACGATGGAAGGCGGCTTCGTTATCGAAGAGTATTATTTTGATGGGAAGCAAATTTACTATCAATATGACACCACGAGAGATAACTGGGCTAGTAATGGCGGCGGTGTCTACAATTCGGTTTGTAAGGGTTTTACAACGGTCGAATTGGATCGCGGTCCGTTCTATACGCTATCAGGTTGCATCGATCAAGCGACCAACGAACCTTCAGGCAGTGATGGCATGTGGGTCGATATCAAACGATATAAAGATCACGAAGTGCCATGA
- a CDS encoding DUF1444 family protein, translating into MSESPIFSSIAYIKSLIKEEDPNENVIELPFNDSPVQFVLNDELIFFFLYDNGTSFSYVQYRDLDETGITDIQLRTIGIDNLYSLAEENLLLHTYDQGCYALTLDGNFEASLLLLDTLWDISFLEYVSTGYAVAIPCRNVLIFCDMNSTEALQEMRELVEQAWRERDHLLTKDIFTRNRGKWVLL; encoded by the coding sequence ATGAGTGAATCTCCAATCTTTTCATCGATTGCTTATATTAAATCATTAATCAAAGAAGAAGACCCCAATGAGAATGTTATAGAATTACCTTTTAATGATAGTCCAGTACAGTTTGTATTAAATGACGAGCTTATCTTTTTCTTTTTATATGATAATGGTACAAGTTTTTCATATGTCCAATATAGGGACTTGGATGAGACGGGGATTACTGACATTCAACTTAGAACTATTGGTATTGATAATCTCTATAGCCTAGCTGAAGAGAATCTCCTTCTTCATACATATGATCAAGGTTGTTATGCATTGACGCTGGACGGGAATTTTGAAGCAAGCTTATTATTGCTTGATACCTTATGGGATATTTCTTTCCTTGAATATGTTTCAACAGGGTATGCGGTTGCCATTCCTTGTAGAAACGTCTTAATATTCTGTGATATGAATTCAACTGAAGCTCTTCAAGAGATGAGAGAATTAGTCGAACAGGCATGGCGAGAAAGGGATCATTTATTAACAAAGGATATTTTCACAAGGAATCGAGGTAAATGGGTATTATTGTAA
- a CDS encoding AraC family transcriptional regulator — protein METTPDGWSVNGLLSNHYNRAPFRDESDLYLSYWGKENCSPGHAVGPGIRDFYKIHFIHKGQGQVKVRGQTFVLTAGQAFIIYPKVVTSYEADQENPWTYSWIAFYGAWVPNILAKTHLTPDSPVFPMDKKVMPGLYESLSITLNEFPNPELRIMSIMYGFMSLLTEICPISLESGSLHKKQDSYIHQSLEFVHSHYAESISVQQLAGHLGLDRKYLSSLFKESVGVSPQQYLLRYRMEKACELLISGRYLVGEVARSVGYQDALVFSKMFKKEKGYSPKQWIESFHNRDIRT, from the coding sequence ATGGAAACGACACCTGATGGTTGGAGCGTGAATGGTTTGCTGAGCAATCATTACAATAGAGCGCCTTTTCGAGATGAATCAGATCTATATCTTTCCTATTGGGGGAAGGAGAATTGCTCTCCTGGTCATGCCGTTGGTCCGGGCATTCGCGATTTCTATAAGATCCATTTTATTCATAAGGGGCAAGGGCAGGTCAAGGTAAGAGGACAAACTTTTGTTTTGACGGCCGGACAAGCTTTTATCATATATCCTAAAGTCGTGACTTCTTATGAGGCGGATCAAGAAAATCCTTGGACGTATTCTTGGATTGCTTTTTATGGCGCCTGGGTACCTAACATTCTTGCAAAAACGCATCTAACACCAGACTCTCCCGTTTTTCCAATGGATAAAAAGGTGATGCCCGGACTTTATGAATCACTTTCCATAACTCTTAACGAATTTCCCAATCCAGAACTACGAATTATGTCAATCATGTATGGATTCATGTCCTTGTTAACAGAAATTTGCCCCATATCATTAGAATCCGGGTCACTACATAAAAAACAAGATAGCTACATTCACCAAAGCCTCGAGTTCGTACACAGCCATTACGCTGAGTCCATTTCCGTGCAACAATTAGCGGGGCATTTGGGCTTGGATCGCAAGTATTTGTCATCTTTGTTCAAAGAATCGGTTGGTGTTTCGCCGCAGCAATACCTTCTTCGCTATAGAATGGAGAAGGCTTGTGAATTATTGATCAGCGGTAGGTATCTTGTTGGAGAGGTTGCAAGATCGGTTGGCTATCAGGATGCACTCGTATTTTCCAAAATGTTCAAAAAGGAAAAGGGCTATTCTCCTAAGCAGTGGATAGAATCTTTCCATAATAGAGACATTAGAACATAA
- a CDS encoding aldo/keto reductase — MSYSVDSSRYDTMTYNRCGKSGLLLPAISLGLWHNFGGIDVKENSRLMIRRAFDLGITHFDLANNYGPPPGSAEETFGQILKEDLASHRDELIISTKAGYRMWSGPYGEWGSKKNLIASLDQSLKRLKLDYVDIFYHHRPDPNTPLEETMSALDLIVRQGKALYVGISNYDAEQTREAARILRKLGTPCLIHQPSYSMLNRWTENGLQEALSEEGIGMIAFAPLAGGVLTDRYLDGVPTDSRAAGPSPFLNANAISDNVMVKIKRLNELAKKRGQKLSQMSLAWVLREKTVTSALIGASKVSQIEDACGTLSNLDFSSEELLEIEHILK, encoded by the coding sequence ATGAGTTACTCAGTGGATTCTAGTAGATACGACACGATGACATATAATCGTTGCGGGAAAAGCGGTTTGTTGCTTCCGGCGATTTCGCTTGGCTTGTGGCATAATTTCGGTGGAATTGATGTTAAAGAGAATAGCCGGCTTATGATCAGAAGAGCTTTTGATTTAGGAATCACGCATTTTGATTTGGCTAACAATTACGGGCCTCCTCCGGGATCGGCAGAGGAGACATTCGGACAAATCCTTAAAGAGGATTTAGCGTCTCATCGAGATGAGTTGATCATTTCGACGAAGGCTGGCTATCGCATGTGGTCAGGACCTTATGGGGAATGGGGCTCAAAGAAAAATCTGATTGCGAGCTTGGATCAGAGCCTCAAAAGATTAAAGCTCGATTACGTCGATATTTTCTATCATCACAGGCCGGACCCGAATACGCCTCTTGAAGAAACGATGTCCGCGCTAGATTTAATCGTACGTCAAGGTAAAGCACTCTATGTAGGCATTTCGAATTATGATGCCGAACAAACAAGGGAAGCTGCGCGGATTCTTAGAAAATTGGGTACCCCATGCCTGATTCATCAGCCTAGCTATTCTATGCTGAATCGATGGACCGAGAACGGCCTACAAGAAGCGCTATCCGAAGAAGGGATCGGAATGATCGCATTTGCCCCACTTGCGGGAGGAGTTCTGACCGATCGTTATCTAGACGGAGTACCGACGGATTCACGTGCGGCAGGGCCAAGTCCGTTTCTAAACGCGAATGCCATTTCGGACAATGTCATGGTCAAAATAAAGCGGCTCAATGAACTTGCAAAAAAACGCGGTCAGAAGCTTTCCCAAATGTCCTTGGCTTGGGTGCTGCGCGAGAAAACAGTTACATCCGCATTAATCGGCGCTAGTAAAGTCAGTCAGATTGAAGATGCTTGCGGCACTTTAAGCAATCTCGATTTTTCTTCGGAAGAGCTATTGGAAATTGAACACATTCTGAAGTAG
- a CDS encoding aspartyl-phosphate phosphatase Spo0E family protein: protein MTGFTRGQIELKRKELYSLYDKYGLASELVLLKSQELDHLLNQYGRSERELVVK, encoded by the coding sequence ATGACGGGTTTTACTAGAGGGCAGATCGAGCTCAAACGTAAAGAGTTGTATTCGCTCTACGATAAATATGGATTGGCTTCGGAACTTGTACTCCTTAAATCCCAAGAGCTGGACCATTTGTTGAACCAATATGGCAGATCCGAGAGAGAATTAGTTGTTAAATAG
- a CDS encoding YolD-like family protein, with translation MAKSKIPKRPTRDEFVLEELGNQLSEAFHDSSTIVLSVWGWEDTVRGQIIKMDSRTGKVHVNTSNGEEKVPFMDIMSMNYPRD, from the coding sequence TTGGCAAAATCAAAAATCCCTAAACGTCCTACGCGAGATGAGTTTGTATTAGAGGAGCTAGGCAATCAACTTTCAGAAGCATTCCATGATAGCTCAACAATCGTTTTGAGTGTCTGGGGATGGGAAGATACCGTAAGAGGACAGATTATCAAAATGGACTCTAGAACAGGCAAAGTACATGTTAATACATCAAATGGAGAAGAGAAGGTTCCATTTATGGATATTATGAGTATGAATTATCCGAGGGATTAA
- a CDS encoding alpha/beta hydrolase produces MENKSSKVMEGDVPAMPPFVFPVEEVTYKVIGERKLKFYIFEPKVRKKDRAAILFFIGGSFGKGPRTPADFQHHAEYISSKGAVAICVDYRNGHDEGFTPIQAICDVKSAVRWLREHAADWYVDQEKIVVCGSSAGGYIAVSAIMFNHMNNDGDNQSINHIPNALIIFGAGMDAVDIMARRYPELLDQAQDMSPIHNVKKCLPPTLWIIGSEDNLLGQNKDFVESMVMIGNDISWVTYAGMEHGFFLYGRHGNIPLNETNVKIEEFLQSKFFIYSQ; encoded by the coding sequence ATGGAAAATAAATCTAGTAAAGTTATGGAAGGAGATGTTCCTGCCATGCCTCCATTTGTCTTTCCAGTAGAAGAAGTAACCTACAAAGTGATTGGCGAACGTAAACTTAAGTTTTATATCTTCGAACCAAAGGTCCGAAAAAAGGACCGAGCTGCAATATTATTTTTCATAGGTGGAAGCTTCGGTAAGGGTCCGCGAACTCCTGCAGATTTCCAGCATCATGCCGAATACATTTCATCAAAAGGTGCTGTTGCCATCTGCGTGGATTATCGAAATGGTCATGACGAAGGTTTTACTCCCATTCAAGCCATATGTGACGTTAAGTCAGCTGTTCGGTGGTTGCGTGAACATGCAGCCGATTGGTATGTGGATCAAGAAAAAATTGTTGTGTGTGGATCGTCGGCAGGTGGATACATTGCAGTATCTGCTATTATGTTCAATCACATGAATAACGACGGGGATAATCAATCTATCAACCATATTCCAAACGCACTAATCATCTTTGGTGCTGGGATGGATGCTGTTGATATCATGGCGAGACGATATCCCGAGTTGCTTGACCAAGCGCAGGATATGTCGCCAATCCATAATGTGAAAAAATGCTTGCCTCCTACTTTATGGATAATCGGATCGGAAGATAATCTTCTCGGTCAAAATAAGGATTTTGTTGAAAGCATGGTTATGATCGGAAACGACATTTCCTGGGTCACATACGCAGGTATGGAGCATGGTTTTTTCTTATATGGAAGACATGGGAACATTCCCTTGAATGAGACAAATGTGAAAATTGAGGAGTTCTTGCAATCGAAATTCTTTATTTATTCTCAATAA